A section of the Hirschia baltica ATCC 49814 genome encodes:
- a CDS encoding intermembrane phospholipid transport protein YdbH family protein, translating to MSQTILKVSQVKKLIKTRPDHLPTTTAILKNKSGVFGAVLLCLLLVLICLYASKSWIAKSLIEKSCLNHEIVCVVDVDYIGSQEIGIHSLTVEKSGFQSLEAENIRLGVNWPIRNLANIQSVEIGEIRAQLSSGNGQDVEGLLTQLKEIVQFQDNLFWAGQDVQIDRFAVDIPFENRMFGISGSVLKQDDQAYSVSFQIPNERIEHKKYRADVSLAQGAFQIYKDYISGDVSIDLQNAQLEEKFAALVTGHSNYRLDTQTLQLETQTDIAFKNFAAENLVAETVIVSASMRASLDQPNQIIEHLYAEGLVTASNTTFANALSAKIKAQFEDVFPSNVEPVLTDISVPFQLSGTKIEGLVVGGNEGIDFSINQTISGRLGQDNPSPENFWSFDITSQVLDFEEAFSVRGKGYALNVENMKLNAGPDAFRFEGDVHFNQTSSAPQWRFIDADMLNLKIASLEITSDFQKTQFSLRDAEILFSGPAFNADWQNVRLAGDWSGQWKDGRVFIDPHQILNVEVGGFQTHSAKVSGFSAVYQSDNISLTNRVLSGSGSLSGLETQVQRLDQTYDVDIGKTRLNWTFDEIIQLNAFVEDIEAEIGVGHEVITLSAPQTSIELAADTHWKIDGQVPNAQMQFRDVALKGIAADFLFSGSETGLEGEIRHVSAIAMDQSEQKRFADLNIESEFLLRDGQITGQLSAWDQTHRHHLGAGKVSYDIVLGEGQIDLTTGNLLFERKGLQPHHVFPRLKGIAANVAGGITFDGHIKWTPDNLSSNGIVELVDIGFVTPKAGLFEGVFGQIEFDDLLMQHSLPDQRIKIHKWNAGAPLENGVVEFQVQNFNEVNVQKSTWPFAKGFLLLEPVVWKTEAEVNQVVILADNIDLAGFLDDASLLGVHAYGTLSGQIAASVSTGHIKIDEAQFKSNSAGFIRYDTPAMQKLASTNENVALLVNALKNFKYDEMLVDVSGELTGEMLVNVFMAGRNLDFVEGHGFEMDVSIRSDLMALIGASSIAEHRINAYVQNIAAGFKERRIAATTAPSLHRTFLEH from the coding sequence ATGAGCCAAACTATACTTAAAGTGTCGCAAGTGAAGAAGCTGATTAAAACACGACCAGATCATTTGCCAACGACGACAGCCATTTTGAAAAACAAAAGTGGCGTTTTCGGGGCTGTTTTGCTGTGTTTACTGCTGGTTTTGATTTGTCTGTATGCGAGCAAATCCTGGATCGCGAAATCACTCATAGAAAAATCATGTCTTAACCATGAAATCGTTTGTGTGGTTGATGTTGATTATATCGGTTCACAAGAAATTGGCATTCATTCCCTCACGGTTGAAAAATCTGGTTTTCAATCTTTGGAGGCTGAAAATATTCGTTTAGGCGTGAATTGGCCGATAAGAAATTTGGCCAATATTCAGAGCGTAGAAATTGGTGAAATACGCGCTCAATTAAGCAGCGGAAATGGACAAGATGTTGAAGGACTGCTGACGCAATTGAAAGAGATTGTGCAGTTTCAGGACAATTTGTTTTGGGCGGGGCAGGATGTACAGATTGATCGTTTTGCCGTTGATATTCCATTTGAAAACCGCATGTTTGGAATATCAGGAAGTGTTTTAAAGCAAGATGATCAGGCCTATTCGGTCTCATTTCAAATACCAAACGAGCGTATTGAACACAAAAAATACAGAGCTGATGTGAGTTTAGCTCAAGGAGCGTTCCAAATTTACAAGGATTATATATCTGGTGATGTATCTATAGATTTGCAGAACGCTCAATTAGAAGAAAAATTTGCGGCTCTGGTGACTGGGCATTCTAATTATCGGTTAGATACTCAAACCTTGCAGTTGGAAACGCAGACAGATATTGCCTTTAAAAATTTTGCGGCTGAAAATTTGGTTGCAGAAACTGTCATAGTAAGTGCCTCTATGCGCGCTTCATTGGATCAACCAAACCAAATTATAGAGCATTTGTACGCGGAAGGATTGGTGACTGCATCCAATACCACATTTGCAAATGCGCTATCCGCGAAGATTAAAGCGCAATTTGAAGATGTTTTTCCTTCAAATGTCGAACCCGTTCTGACTGATATTTCTGTTCCTTTTCAGTTATCTGGAACGAAAATAGAGGGGCTTGTTGTTGGTGGAAATGAAGGCATTGATTTTTCAATAAATCAGACGATTTCTGGTCGATTGGGGCAAGATAACCCCAGTCCTGAAAATTTCTGGTCTTTTGATATCACAAGTCAGGTGCTGGATTTTGAAGAAGCTTTTTCTGTGCGCGGCAAAGGCTATGCACTCAATGTAGAAAACATGAAGCTAAATGCGGGTCCAGATGCGTTTCGTTTTGAAGGAGATGTGCATTTTAATCAGACTTCATCAGCACCGCAGTGGAGGTTTATCGATGCAGATATGCTGAACTTGAAGATTGCTTCCTTGGAAATCACCAGTGATTTTCAAAAGACTCAATTCTCATTGCGTGATGCTGAGATTTTGTTTTCTGGACCGGCATTTAATGCGGACTGGCAAAATGTGCGTCTTGCAGGGGACTGGTCAGGGCAATGGAAAGATGGGCGTGTTTTCATTGATCCACATCAAATTTTAAATGTAGAAGTGGGCGGTTTTCAAACGCATTCTGCCAAGGTCTCTGGCTTTTCGGCAGTTTATCAATCGGACAATATATCATTAACAAACAGGGTATTGTCAGGTTCTGGCAGTTTGTCAGGGTTGGAGACACAAGTGCAGCGTTTGGATCAAACTTATGATGTCGATATTGGCAAAACACGTTTGAACTGGACCTTTGATGAGATCATCCAACTGAATGCATTTGTTGAGGATATTGAAGCAGAGATAGGTGTAGGTCATGAAGTGATCACGCTTTCAGCACCGCAAACTAGCATTGAGCTTGCCGCTGATACACATTGGAAAATTGATGGGCAGGTGCCGAATGCGCAAATGCAGTTTCGCGATGTCGCTTTGAAAGGTATCGCGGCGGATTTTCTGTTTTCGGGAAGTGAGACGGGGCTGGAAGGCGAGATACGGCATGTCAGTGCAATTGCCATGGACCAATCAGAACAGAAACGGTTTGCCGATCTAAATATCGAAAGTGAATTTTTGCTTCGCGACGGTCAAATCACGGGCCAATTGTCGGCTTGGGACCAAACGCACCGCCATCATTTAGGGGCGGGGAAGGTGTCCTATGATATTGTGTTGGGTGAGGGCCAGATTGATTTAACAACGGGAAATCTGCTGTTTGAAAGAAAAGGATTGCAGCCACATCATGTCTTTCCACGCTTAAAGGGGATCGCTGCTAATGTTGCTGGAGGCATTACATTTGATGGACATATCAAATGGACACCAGATAATTTGAGCTCAAATGGCATAGTTGAATTGGTTGATATTGGTTTTGTCACACCCAAAGCAGGTTTATTTGAAGGCGTGTTTGGCCAGATCGAGTTTGACGATCTTTTAATGCAGCATTCTCTGCCAGATCAGAGGATCAAGATCCACAAATGGAATGCGGGCGCACCTCTGGAAAATGGTGTGGTAGAGTTTCAAGTTCAAAATTTTAATGAAGTGAATGTGCAAAAATCGACTTGGCCATTTGCAAAGGGATTTTTATTGTTGGAGCCAGTCGTCTGGAAAACAGAGGCCGAGGTCAACCAAGTCGTTATTCTGGCTGACAATATAGACCTTGCAGGATTTCTTGATGATGCGAGTCTGCTGGGTGTTCATGCGTATGGTACATTAAGTGGCCAAATAGCGGCCTCAGTTTCAACGGGACATATTAAAATCGATGAGGCGCAGTTTAAATCAAACTCCGCCGGTTTTATTCGGTATGACACACCGGCCATGCAAAAGCTTGCGTCGACGAATGAGAATGTTGCTTTGCTAGTGAATGCACTGAAAAATTTCAAATATGATGAAATGTTAGTGGATGTGAGTGGTGAGCTAACGGGTGAAATGTTGGTGAATGTTTTTATGGCTGGCAGAAATTTGGATTTTGTCGAGGGGCATGGATTTGAAATGGATGTTTCTATTCGCTCTGATTTAATGGCATTAATTGGTGCATCCTCTATCGCAGAGCATAGAATAAACGCGTATGTTCAAAATATCGCAGCTGGATTTAAGGAGAGACGCATTGCTGCCACAACGGCGCCTAGTTTGCATCGCACATTCTTAGAACATTAA
- a CDS encoding acyltransferase family protein: MQDITANKPKQVFLSLNGLRFVLAIWIAYFHVGHMFDEDGFGMLPILRLGISRVDVFFVLSGFVLSHVYWAQRTKPFNFLDFMVARFARIYPMYLIAMGLILLYLVAGFVLGKQSDTNYPISDLFKCLFFLQAIGLTETNSWNFPAWAVAAEMGGYIAFPLFILAAKLTRNCPYVLLAIALASVLCVELFLRNYAHLDLYRVTNDWAVLRGASVMFCGVAARSVFNVFKPGQIMSLVTILASISIVVTAAFYQSGVYVNTHLPMAVTSAFTNVLDVASVPFVGLGAAFLMIGLARLDELKIKTWLSGPRMQELGNWSYVIFILHAPVYTILSQGLGIVGYEFEATPLTSLGFMLVAVAIAGPVYHYVEKPARVLIRNWWQNRRGHKISKAGL, translated from the coding sequence ATGCAAGATATCACCGCAAATAAACCTAAACAGGTATTCCTGTCCTTAAATGGACTACGATTTGTACTTGCTATATGGATCGCCTATTTCCATGTCGGTCACATGTTCGACGAAGATGGTTTTGGGATGCTCCCAATATTGCGTCTTGGCATATCCCGCGTCGATGTATTTTTTGTTCTATCGGGCTTTGTTCTTAGCCATGTCTATTGGGCGCAGCGCACCAAACCTTTTAATTTCCTAGATTTCATGGTCGCACGTTTTGCGCGCATCTATCCAATGTATCTTATCGCTATGGGGCTGATACTTTTATATCTGGTCGCAGGATTTGTGCTGGGAAAACAAAGTGACACAAATTATCCAATCAGTGACCTCTTCAAATGCCTATTCTTCCTTCAAGCCATCGGCTTAACCGAAACCAATTCTTGGAATTTTCCAGCTTGGGCAGTAGCAGCAGAAATGGGCGGATATATTGCATTCCCACTTTTCATTTTGGCCGCGAAACTGACACGCAACTGTCCATATGTCTTGTTGGCCATCGCACTAGCCAGCGTTTTGTGCGTTGAATTATTCCTACGCAATTATGCGCATCTGGATCTTTACCGCGTGACAAATGACTGGGCTGTGCTTCGCGGCGCATCAGTTATGTTTTGCGGTGTCGCGGCACGGTCAGTGTTCAATGTTTTCAAGCCCGGTCAAATCATGTCTTTGGTCACAATCCTTGCCAGTATCAGCATAGTCGTGACAGCAGCCTTCTACCAATCGGGAGTCTATGTAAACACACACCTGCCAATGGCTGTCACATCCGCTTTTACAAATGTTCTAGATGTCGCCAGCGTTCCTTTTGTTGGGCTGGGTGCTGCATTCCTGATGATTGGTTTAGCTAGACTTGATGAACTGAAAATCAAGACATGGCTTTCCGGTCCGCGTATGCAAGAGCTTGGCAATTGGTCCTATGTAATTTTTATCTTGCATGCACCGGTTTACACAATCCTATCGCAAGGTCTGGGAATTGTAGGCTATGAATTTGAAGCTACACCCCTCACTTCTTTAGGCTTTATGCTGGTTGCGGTGGCAATAGCTGGCCCTGTCTACCACTATGTAGAGAAACCAGCACGTGTGCTCATCAGAAATTGGTGGCAAAATAGACGCGGTCACAAAATCTCTAAAGCCGGCTTATAA
- a CDS encoding YnbE family lipoprotein, with protein MKKNNFILSSVVIALAMTACSPIVRVQVPEKPITINLNVTIDQNVDLKFDQDIDELIEENPDIF; from the coding sequence ATGAAGAAAAATAATTTTATTCTTTCCTCCGTTGTTATAGCGTTGGCCATGACCGCATGTTCGCCGATTGTACGGGTTCAAGTTCCTGAAAAGCCTATCACAATCAATTTGAATGTGACGATTGATCAGAATGTCGATCTGAAATTTGATCAGGATATTGATGAACTCATCGAAGAAAATCCGGATATTTTCTAA
- a CDS encoding chemotaxis protein CheW, producing the protein MSSIEYVTFQIGSQTFGTSVLEVHDVFRPTKVTKVPLSKPDIAGVLNLRGRIVTAIDARARLGLPPREGKRDEIMAIGIEQNGESFGLIIDSVGEVVRLEESDMEQNPVNLDPMWASVSKGVHRMDDKLLIVMDIGRILAVSEPDEGLAA; encoded by the coding sequence ATGAGCTCGATTGAGTATGTGACTTTTCAAATAGGTTCTCAAACATTTGGAACTTCTGTGTTGGAAGTACATGATGTCTTTCGTCCAACCAAAGTTACGAAAGTGCCTTTGTCAAAACCAGATATTGCCGGTGTGCTGAATTTGCGTGGGCGCATTGTGACGGCCATAGATGCTAGAGCGCGTCTTGGCCTGCCACCAAGAGAAGGCAAACGCGATGAGATCATGGCAATTGGTATCGAACAAAATGGTGAAAGCTTTGGTTTGATAATCGATTCTGTGGGTGAAGTGGTTCGCCTTGAAGAAAGCGATATGGAACAGAATCCTGTGAACTTAGACCCAATGTGGGCATCTGTTTCAAAGGGTGTGCATAGAATGGACGACAAATTACTAATTGTTATGGACATCGGCCGTATATTGGCCGTTAGCGAGCCCGATGAGGGCTTGGCAGCATAA
- a CDS encoding chemotaxis protein CheW yields MDDLLSEFLTETSESLDVIDTELVRFESQPNDKDTLNNIFRLVHTIKGTCGFLGLPRLEAVAHAGETLLGKFRDGALPVTPKAVTLVLESIDQIKALLTHLESYAAEPDGNDEELIARLVDAANGGLAEGAAAPANETPANDAEAVLNALDDDEEEDPNAPPPGVDPANWDAQLGRELRPGEVSLADLEAAFNSVSADDDVAPPEPITKVEAPVAAAPAAMERAAPLNQTIRVGVDVLEDLMTMVSELVLTRNQLMQMVRGLDDSEFKAPLQRLSAITAELQEGVMKTRMQPIGTAWKKLPRIVRDACQDLDKKIDLVLDGESTELDRQVLELIKDPLTHMIRNSCDHGVETPQARKENGKPETGTIHLRAYHEGGHIIIEVADDGAGLNTDRIRQKAIEKDIIDSLEASSMTDAQIHRLIFAPGFSTAAKVTNISGRGVGMDVVKTNIELIGGAIDLRAAEGEGTTFLIKIPLTLAIISALIVGVGEERFALPQLSVVELVRTGNERDQRVENISNTQVLRLRDRLLPLVALNEILGIEGGRGMDVVDESGNAFVVVMQVGDTRFGLVVDQVFDTEEIVVKPLTNMLTGLRQYSGATILGDGSVIMILDPNGVAKEVSSIEGANQTSANEEAEDGQSDDKMSLLLFRAGGDEPLACPLSLVTRLEDLDAETFERSQGHQVVQYRGKLMPLVHAAGSHMIKTEGKQPILVFNQGETVIGVAVDEILDIVHETVNYEMAEMTPGVLGAAVLKGKTTQIIDVAHFLNEGQRDWARTATSAKQDVRRILLVETHPFFQNMLSPLLKAAGYHVTLAPTEDAAIELLKAEDVAFDAVLADIDTGQGVSRLAEAIDANSQLMQAPRFGLSNRDDAQPTELGMSIPKADRHALLMALDSALKARGDAA; encoded by the coding sequence ATGGACGATCTTCTTAGCGAATTCCTTACCGAGACTTCGGAAAGTCTTGATGTAATTGATACTGAATTGGTGCGATTTGAGTCGCAACCAAATGATAAGGACACGCTCAACAATATTTTCCGCCTTGTTCATACGATCAAAGGTACATGTGGATTTTTAGGGCTGCCACGCCTAGAGGCTGTGGCGCATGCGGGCGAGACTTTGCTGGGTAAGTTCCGGGATGGTGCCTTACCAGTTACGCCAAAGGCGGTGACACTGGTTCTTGAGTCAATTGACCAGATTAAAGCGCTTTTGACCCATCTTGAAAGCTATGCAGCTGAGCCTGATGGCAATGATGAAGAATTGATCGCAAGATTAGTTGATGCTGCCAATGGTGGATTAGCTGAAGGCGCTGCAGCTCCTGCTAACGAGACACCTGCAAATGATGCAGAAGCTGTCTTGAATGCATTAGATGACGATGAAGAAGAGGACCCGAACGCGCCGCCTCCGGGAGTTGATCCAGCAAATTGGGATGCTCAATTGGGACGTGAACTTCGTCCGGGTGAAGTGTCTCTGGCTGATCTTGAAGCTGCTTTTAATTCTGTTTCTGCTGATGATGATGTTGCGCCGCCAGAGCCAATTACAAAAGTGGAAGCACCTGTCGCGGCAGCTCCTGCTGCTATGGAGCGGGCCGCACCACTAAACCAGACAATTCGTGTGGGTGTTGATGTTCTTGAAGACCTCATGACGATGGTTTCTGAACTTGTTTTGACACGTAACCAATTGATGCAAATGGTGCGTGGTCTTGATGATTCTGAATTTAAAGCACCATTGCAACGTCTTTCAGCGATTACAGCGGAATTGCAAGAAGGTGTTATGAAAACACGGATGCAGCCAATCGGGACTGCATGGAAAAAATTACCACGTATTGTGCGTGATGCGTGTCAGGATTTGGATAAGAAAATTGATCTTGTTCTTGATGGTGAAAGCACTGAACTAGATCGTCAAGTTCTTGAATTGATCAAAGATCCTTTGACACACATGATCCGAAACTCATGTGACCACGGTGTCGAAACCCCTCAGGCTCGCAAGGAAAATGGCAAACCTGAAACAGGTACGATTCATTTGCGTGCTTATCATGAAGGTGGTCACATTATCATTGAAGTTGCCGATGATGGCGCGGGTCTGAACACAGATCGCATTCGTCAAAAAGCAATTGAAAAAGATATTATCGATTCGCTTGAAGCATCTTCTATGACAGATGCTCAAATTCACCGACTGATATTTGCTCCTGGTTTCTCTACGGCTGCAAAAGTGACCAATATTTCAGGTCGCGGTGTGGGTATGGATGTGGTGAAGACAAATATCGAGCTTATCGGTGGTGCCATTGATTTGCGAGCAGCTGAAGGCGAGGGGACGACTTTCCTCATCAAAATTCCGCTTACGCTTGCCATTATTTCAGCATTGATTGTTGGTGTGGGTGAAGAGCGGTTTGCGCTTCCACAATTGTCTGTTGTTGAGCTTGTTCGTACAGGAAATGAACGTGATCAGCGTGTCGAGAATATTTCAAACACACAAGTATTGCGCCTAAGAGACAGATTATTGCCACTTGTCGCTCTAAACGAAATTTTGGGTATTGAAGGTGGTCGAGGCATGGATGTTGTCGATGAAAGCGGAAACGCTTTTGTCGTGGTCATGCAAGTCGGTGATACACGCTTTGGTCTGGTTGTTGATCAAGTCTTCGACACAGAAGAAATTGTTGTGAAACCTCTTACAAATATGTTGACTGGTCTGCGTCAGTATTCTGGTGCAACCATTCTTGGAGATGGATCAGTTATCATGATCCTAGATCCAAATGGTGTGGCCAAAGAAGTTTCTAGTATTGAGGGTGCAAACCAGACATCTGCAAACGAAGAAGCAGAAGATGGTCAAAGTGATGATAAAATGTCGCTTCTTCTATTCCGTGCAGGCGGTGATGAACCATTGGCCTGTCCGCTTAGCCTTGTTACGCGTCTGGAAGATCTGGATGCAGAAACATTTGAACGTTCTCAAGGACATCAAGTTGTTCAATATCGCGGCAAGTTGATGCCTCTTGTACATGCGGCTGGATCCCACATGATCAAGACAGAAGGCAAACAGCCTATCTTGGTATTCAACCAAGGTGAGACGGTGATTGGTGTGGCAGTGGATGAAATCCTAGATATCGTTCACGAAACCGTAAATTATGAGATGGCCGAAATGACACCTGGTGTTCTGGGTGCAGCGGTCCTTAAAGGCAAAACTACCCAGATTATAGATGTTGCCCACTTCTTGAACGAAGGTCAGCGTGACTGGGCGAGAACCGCAACTTCAGCGAAACAGGATGTACGCCGTATATTGCTTGTTGAAACACATCCATTCTTCCAGAATATGTTATCGCCATTGCTTAAAGCGGCTGGTTACCATGTCACATTAGCGCCGACTGAAGATGCTGCAATTGAGCTTCTCAAGGCTGAGGATGTCGCGTTTGATGCAGTGCTTGCTGATATAGATACGGGTCAGGGTGTGAGCCGACTTGCAGAAGCAATTGATGCTAATTCTCAATTGATGCAGGCACCTCGTTTTGGATTGTCAAATAGAGATGACGCACAGCCGACTGAATTGGGAATGAGTATTCCAAAAGCAGACCGCCATGCATTGTTGATGGCCTTGGATTCAGCGCTTAAAGCGAGAGGAGATGCCGCATGA
- a CDS encoding histidine phosphotransferase family protein, which produces MEASKLAALLASHICHELVSPVSSFKLVQDSLNDPDMREYVEDLIRSSSETLEYKLTFLRYALGSVGMQDGYADLHEARSLCQNYMKGFRADLEWNDTPEITNFAQVRLVMNMMMIATSAMPRGGMISVTSEKVGDKVILKVEGKGPRVVLNEERRDSLNGVEPEGGWIAKNIQPYFARECAREIGAIIELATAEEEISLKCSTPE; this is translated from the coding sequence ATGGAAGCATCGAAGTTAGCAGCGCTCCTAGCGTCTCACATTTGTCACGAACTGGTATCTCCAGTTTCTTCGTTTAAGCTCGTTCAAGATTCTCTGAATGATCCAGACATGCGCGAGTATGTCGAAGATTTAATCCGGTCTTCTTCTGAGACACTTGAATATAAGCTGACTTTTCTTCGATACGCTTTGGGATCTGTTGGCATGCAAGATGGTTATGCTGATCTGCATGAGGCACGCAGTCTGTGTCAAAATTATATGAAGGGTTTCCGCGCTGATCTCGAATGGAATGATACGCCTGAGATAACAAATTTTGCGCAAGTCCGTCTGGTCATGAATATGATGATGATTGCAACATCGGCTATGCCACGAGGTGGAATGATATCAGTTACGTCTGAAAAAGTGGGCGATAAAGTCATTTTAAAAGTTGAAGGTAAGGGTCCGCGAGTGGTCCTGAATGAAGAACGTAGAGATTCTCTCAATGGTGTAGAGCCAGAAGGTGGGTGGATAGCCAAGAATATACAGCCTTATTTCGCACGTGAATGTGCACGAGAAATTGGTGCAATTATTGAGTTGGCAACGGCGGAAGAAGAAATTTCATTGAAATGTTCTACACCTGAATAG
- a CDS encoding response regulator — MKRCLIVDDSRVVRKVARRILEDLKFDTMEAADGQQALEQCRADMPEAILLDWNMPVMNGIDFLRALRREPGGDRPTVVFCTTENDMSHIAEAIRSGANEYIMKPFDSEIIESKFAEVGLV, encoded by the coding sequence ATGAAACGGTGTTTGATAGTTGATGATAGTCGTGTGGTTCGCAAAGTTGCTCGCCGCATTCTCGAAGACTTGAAATTTGATACAATGGAAGCCGCTGATGGCCAGCAAGCACTCGAGCAGTGCCGTGCGGATATGCCCGAAGCGATTTTGCTTGATTGGAATATGCCGGTCATGAACGGAATCGATTTCCTTCGTGCTTTGCGTAGAGAGCCAGGCGGTGATCGTCCAACAGTTGTTTTCTGTACAACTGAAAATGATATGTCTCACATTGCTGAGGCCATTCGTTCAGGTGCCAATGAATACATTATGAAACCTTTTGACAGTGAAATTATAGAATCAAAATTCGCTGAAGTGGGCCTAGTTTAA
- a CDS encoding M23 family metallopeptidase, translating to MISLYSIRKSVASTTITIVALGTLALSGCENETSSADAKNPISTQTSQNNYLAELANLVSAEDVTPAAPLSIKPGALKKRETLIDVLDRLGADRKESNRAVYAAANHIDMRRLRPGQGVTAYFQNDDTAQLTALSFKPDAERQVLVSKSSAGDWVSRELKVKLHPDFEKVGGVIDTSIYDLALKQGAGDQQVVDFAEIFAYDVDFQREIRQGDTFEIAYEVFRDELGNTIKKGDVLYASLNGKKVSRNFYRYTTSDDGITDYYDDNGKAARKFLMKTPINGARLSSSFGKRRHPVLGYTKVHKGTDFAAPRGTPIYAAGNGVVERASRYGSYGNYVRIRHADGYKTAYAHMNGYGKGIKSGVRVKQGQIIGYVGTTGRSTGPHLHYEVQINGKHVDAMRLKLPTGRTLSGEMLEKFKIEKARIDAIRTSHELPILLADAS from the coding sequence ATGATTAGTCTTTATTCCATCAGAAAATCTGTTGCATCAACTACAATCACCATAGTCGCTTTAGGTACGCTCGCATTATCAGGATGTGAGAATGAAACCTCATCTGCTGATGCAAAAAATCCAATATCAACACAAACATCTCAAAATAATTACCTCGCCGAGCTTGCAAATCTTGTCAGTGCAGAAGACGTAACTCCAGCAGCGCCACTCTCCATCAAACCCGGCGCGCTAAAAAAACGCGAAACCCTAATTGATGTGCTTGATCGCCTTGGCGCTGATCGCAAAGAATCCAACCGAGCAGTGTATGCGGCTGCTAATCATATTGACATGCGCAGGCTGCGTCCCGGACAAGGCGTCACTGCTTATTTTCAAAACGATGATACCGCTCAGCTAACAGCCCTCTCCTTTAAACCTGATGCAGAGAGACAAGTCCTCGTCTCCAAAAGCTCAGCTGGCGATTGGGTCTCACGCGAATTGAAAGTTAAACTTCACCCTGATTTTGAAAAAGTCGGTGGTGTCATTGATACAAGCATTTATGATCTGGCACTCAAACAAGGTGCTGGTGACCAGCAGGTCGTCGATTTTGCCGAGATATTTGCTTATGATGTCGATTTCCAACGTGAAATTCGCCAAGGCGATACATTTGAAATTGCCTATGAAGTTTTTCGCGATGAATTGGGTAATACAATCAAGAAGGGTGATGTTTTATACGCCTCCCTGAACGGTAAGAAAGTCAGCCGGAATTTCTACCGCTATACAACATCAGATGATGGTATAACGGACTATTATGACGATAACGGCAAAGCCGCACGTAAATTCCTGATGAAAACGCCAATTAATGGCGCACGCTTGTCATCCAGCTTTGGAAAACGTCGTCATCCTGTTCTGGGCTACACCAAAGTGCACAAAGGCACCGACTTTGCTGCCCCGCGCGGCACGCCGATATACGCCGCAGGAAATGGTGTCGTCGAACGCGCATCTCGATATGGAAGCTATGGAAATTATGTCCGCATCCGCCATGCGGATGGCTACAAGACCGCCTATGCGCACATGAATGGTTATGGCAAAGGCATCAAATCTGGTGTGCGCGTCAAACAAGGCCAGATTATTGGATATGTCGGCACCACAGGCCGCTCAACTGGCCCTCACCTACACTATGAAGTCCAAATCAATGGTAAGCATGTTGATGCGATGCGCCTCAAATTGCCAACTGGACGTACACTCAGCGGTGAAATGCTTGAGAAATTCAAAATCGAAAAAGCAAGAATTGATGCCATTCGCACAAGCCATGAACTTCCAATTTTATTGGCTGATGCATCTTAA
- a CDS encoding YdbL family protein, producing MKKLPVRFLSCFAIVVMIAAFTSLPMRAEPVLEDVKSAGLVGERYDGYLGLVSAEKAPNDVRQLVADVNARRREVYTKMSLSTGKSLTMISGLTAQKQYELAQSGVFFMDAAGRWYQKE from the coding sequence ATGAAGAAATTACCTGTCAGATTTTTATCGTGTTTTGCTATTGTTGTTATGATTGCAGCGTTTACATCTTTACCAATGCGAGCTGAGCCGGTTTTGGAGGATGTTAAATCCGCGGGATTAGTTGGTGAACGATATGATGGATATTTAGGACTCGTGTCGGCAGAGAAAGCCCCTAATGATGTTCGGCAATTAGTGGCTGATGTGAATGCGCGCCGCCGTGAAGTCTATACCAAGATGTCGCTTTCAACTGGAAAGAGCCTGACAATGATTTCAGGCCTTACAGCCCAAAAACAATATGAATTGGCCCAATCAGGAGTATTTTTTATGGATGCAGCAGGGCGCTGGTACCAAAAAGAATGA